One Nocardiopsis gilva YIM 90087 genomic window, CACGAGCACGCCCACCTGCGCCAGCGCCACGACCTCGTGCTGCTCCCGTTCTCCTCGCTCAAGCGCGCCTTCCCGCACGTCAAGCTGGTCGAGACCTACTACAGCGCGGTCGCCCTGCTCATCGAGATGTGCGCCGACGACCAGGCGGGCCGCGAGCGCTCGCCCAAGGAGCTGGCGAAGGCGCTGGTGCGCTTCGGCACCTCCGGCTCCGCCGCGGTCCCGGCCGGTGCGCTGGCCGCCGCCGTGGACCAGCCCGAGGTCGTCACCCGCGTCTCGCGCCTGCTCAACCCCGTCGGCGAGCTGTCGCGCCGGGCCACCGTCACCGTCCTGGGATCGGCGTCGATTCTGATGGTCACTACCCTGGGTCTGTGGCATCTGCCCATGTGACGCCGGTCCTCGCGCGGGCCCGGCCGTCGGGCGGCGCGGTCACGTGGGACACGCTCGGGTCGGGCACGATCCGGCGGCGTTCGGCGTTGTGTTTGGGGAAGGCGGGTCCCGGCGCGGCCGGGGAAGCCCATCGTCACGTCAATGTTTCGGAGCGGCTCGTGCTCGGCAGTTCGATCGTGTTCGTCTGGCAGATCATCTACATCGCGATCTTCGTCACGACCCTGTACGCGTTCATCGAGGCACTGCGCGTTCCTGCGCAGGCGTATCCGGCGATGGACAAGCAGACCAAGGGCCTGTGGGTGGGGATCCTCGGTGTCGGGCTGTTCGTCTCCCTGAGCGCCGCCCTGACGTCCTACGGGTTCTTCACCTTCCTGGCGCTCGTCGCCTCACTGATCTTCCTGCTCGACGTCCGCCCCGCGGTGCGCGGGATCGGCCGTAACGACGGACCCTACGGGCCGTGGTAGCCGCTCGACCTCCGGCGCCCGCGCCACCCGCCTGACCGCCGCCAACGCGGCCTCGGTGTAGGCGGGATCGCGCGTGTAGAAGGAGTGGCCGAGCACCGGCGGCCGCAGGGCCTCGCCCTCGCCGGGGTCGAAGTGGCGCGGGTCCGGCAGCGGTTCGGCGAACCCGACGAACGCCGTCGCGCCCTCCTCCGCGTCGCGCTCCACCTCGATGGGGCCGCCGATCGCGTCGGTGGCGCGCCACAGGTTCCGCCAGTAGTCCACCCGCGCGTAGAGGTCGCCCAGCGCCCGCGGGCCGAAGTAGGCGGGGAAGTAGCGCGCGTACAGCCGGTAGAGCGGCGAGCCGTGCGTGAGCAGCACGACGTGCGACCGACAGCGGGCGGGCAGCTGCCAGGCCGTCGCCGCCGCCAGCACCGACCCCTGCGAGTGGCCGGAGAGCACCACCCCGATCCCCCGGCCCGTCTTCCCCGCGACCCGCGCCACCAGCTGCGGTACCGCCCGCTCGGCGTAGGACGGCGGCGCGAGCGGGTGGGCGGCGCGCGGCCAGAACGTCCCGATGTCCCACAGCACCCCGACCACCTGCCGGGTCGGCCGGTTCCGGTAGGCGCTGCCACCGATCGCCACCAGCGCGACGAGGAACAGCCCGCCCAGCCACGAGCCCACCGTCACCATGGCCGCGACCGTTCCCTGGATCCAGCCGGTCGCCCCGGAGACGGCCATGAACGGGCCGTCCACCGCCTCCGGCGCCACCGACAACCGCCCCGTCACCGCCGAATACAGGACCAGCACGATCAGCGCGACGACAGGCAGCAGGAACGCCGCGAGGACGGCGGGCAGCGTCTCGGTGAGGCTGCCGAACGCCCGCGCCTTGGCCAGCTCGCGGGTCCGGCGCTCCCGCGGGTCGCGCTGGTACAGCGCGGCCACCACGTCGACCTCGCGCCGGGTCCGGTTGTGCATCCAGATCCACAGCACGGCACCCGCCACCAGGGCGATGACCGCCTCCATGGTGAAGGCGAGCTGCAGCCACGCGAAGCCGCCGGGAGCGTGCAGCTCGATGCACCCGGTCGCCTTCGCGCCGGGGTAGTAGCACCCGCCCAGCATCCCGGCGGACTGGTAGACCACGGCCGCCGTCAGCACGCCGCCGAGCAGCGTCCCGAGCGCGGCGGCGGCAGGACCGGCCATGCCGCGCAGCGGGATGTCGGCGTGCGCCCGCCCGCCCCGGTACAGCACGATGGCGCTGACCAGCAGCAGCACCCCCAGCGCGCACTGGGCCGCGAACAGCGCGTTGAGCCCGACGCCGAAGCCGGGCAGCCGGCCGGTGGCCTCCCACCCCGGTCGCGGCACCAGCACATACAGCAGCGTGACCGCGAGCAGGAACAGCGCCAGATTGCGCAGCACTCGGCAGATCGCGTCGGCGTACCCGTTCCACCGGGGATCGGTCCCGGGAACGAGGACGCTCAGCGTGCTGCCGGTGAAGGTGAGCGCGACCAGGACGGACAGCGTCGTGCCCAGCACCGGGGAGCCGACCGCCCGGTCGTAGCCCAGCGCGGGCGCCAGCAGCAGAGTGGTCACCGCGGCGACGGCCGCGGCGATGTGCGCCGAGCGCAGCCGCCCCATGGTCCGGCTGTTGTGCCAGAACTCCGGGTCGCTGAGCGGCGCCTTGGGGTGGTGGACGGGCTTGTAGGGCGGTTCCACGACCTCGTAGACGCTCTCGGTCCGCCGCGACAGCCGCCAGAGCAGCGCGATCACCACGAGCGGCAGCAGCGCGCCGATGACCAGCGCCCATCCCGGCGTCGCCACGGGCGATTCGGGTGCGGACAGGAAGCCGAGCAGCGGGCGCAGCTCCGCGCACTGCTCGGCGTAGCCGGAGCACTGCCAGCCGATGAGGTCCATCCCCACCCCGGCCGCGGCCAGGGTGAGCAGCATGGTGAGGCTCAGCGCGAGCAGGCGCACCGCCAGCCCGTAGCCGGTGTCGGCGAGGCGGCGCACCGGGCCGGGGCGGTCGCCCGGCCGCCCGGGCCGCATCCAGTAGGCGATGTTGACCAGCATGAACGGAAGCAGGAGCAGCCACAGCGCGCGGGAGGCGCGACCGGAGGTCAGGTTGCCCCAGGCGAAGATCTCGCGGGGGACGTCGTCCTCCAGTTCGGTGTCGGGTTTGCGCCGCCACCGGAAGAACCCGGCCAGGCCGTCACCGGAGATCCGCATCGCCGGTTCGACGTCCAGCAATTCTTCTGCCTCGCCGCCACTGACACCGTGGATTCGCAACTCCACCGCACGCTCATCCGGCATATCCCGATTTTCACACGCACGGCGGCAAATTCGTATGACCGCAGTCGCTCATTCCAGCAGAGCCGTATTCTCGGTCGCCCAGGTGTTGCAGGTGCCGGGGCTCTGTCCGGTCAGGCCCTGGTCGAGCCAGTAGCGGCTGTTCTCCGCCGTGCCGTGGGTGCGCTCCTCCTCCGGGCCGTTCTCCCGGTCGGCGGTGGCCTCGGCGTCGGTGAGGACCGCCGACCGGTCGGCGTCGGTGAGGGGGTAGCTGACCTGGACGGAGCCGAGGAACGCCCCGGCGAAGCAGTTGGCCTGCAGTTCGCTCTTGCGGGTCCAGCTGTTCTGGTCCTCGCGGTCGGCCTCCTGGCCGCGCCGCTCGTGGTAGTACTCCAGCAGACCCGATTCGCCCTGCACGTGGTGGCCGTACTCGTGGGCGATCAGCGAGGCGTAGACGACGCTGTCGTCGGCCTCGTTCCACTTCCGCACGACGTCCTCCACGCCGATGTAGATGCCGGTGTCGGCGCGGCAGTAGAAGGCACCGGCGGCCGAGGGGTAGTCGCGGCAGGGGCTGCGGCCCGGTTCCCGCCAGAAGACCCGCCGCGGCGGGTGGAACGGGATCCCGGCCCGGTCGAACTGGCGCTGCCAGGTGTCGTCGAGGCAGTCGGCCATCGCGTTGAGGAAGGTTTCGACGGAGTCGGGGTCGTGGATGTCGAGGTCGGGGGCGGGGCAGGGGAGCGGGGACAGCCGCCCGGTGTCGTAGAGGGGGTTGGCCACGAGGGCGGACTCGCCCGACGGGCGCCGCGCGTCGGCCTCCTCGCCGCCACCGGTATCCGAGCCCGGCGTCCCGCGCAGGTCGCCCGGATCCGACGTGGGCGGTTGCGCGGTGCCGGCCCCGGCGCTCGCTGGCGGCTGGGGGTCCGCGCCTCCGGTGGTCGCGTTCCAGGCCAGGGCGGTCAGCGCGAGGACGAAGACGGTGAGAGCGGCGTACAGCGCCAGGCGGCGTTGTTGGGGCAGCAGCCATCCGCCGAGGCGCCCCAGGGCGCCTCGGCCGTGCGCGGGCGGCTCACCGAGACCCGGTTCCACGCTTGTCCGTTGATCCATCCGGCCGCTGGGGCGCGCGCCGCTCCGCCGTCATTCGACCAGGTCCTCCCGGGCGATCCAGGTGTTGCATGCGGCCGGGTCCCCCCGGTCCATTCCGTGGGCGGTCCACATCCCCCCGTTCTCGGGGGAGCCGTGCGTTCGGTCGTCGGTGCTGTAGTCGCCCCGACGCTCAGCGTCTTTGAGGATATTCGCATGCGCGCGGTCGGTGATCGGGAACGTGTCGCCGATCGCACCCAGAAACGTCCCACCCAGGCAGTTGGCCTGCAGTTCGCTGCGCCGGGTCATCAGGTGGCGGTCCTGGGCGCTGTCCTTCCCGCCACGCGCGCTGTGGAAGTAGGTCAGGATCCCCGCCTCGCCCTGCACGTGGTGCGCGTACTCGTGGCTGAGCAGGAAAGTGTAGGCCTCGGGGTGCCGATTGTCGCCGGAGTTGCGCACGATGTCCTCGACACCGAGGTAGAGCCCCTTGTTGGCCTGGCAGTAGAACGCGGCCGTGCCCTCGGCCGGGAAGTTGCCGCACGGGCTCTGTCCGGAGGCGTACCAGTAGACCCGGGTGGGGCGCTCGAACGCCATGTCCGTCTCGGCGAACTCCTCGCTCCACGCCTTATCGAGGCAGTCGGTGATCTCGTGGAGGAAGGCCGCCATCGACTCCGGGTCGTCCGGGTCGAGCTCCGGCGCGGGGCAGGTGACCTCGGTCAGCCGCTCGCCCTCGTACAGCGGGTTGTCGGTGAGGACGTCGGGGCCACGGGAGGCCACGCCGCTACCGGCCGCGGCTCCCCCTCCGGCAGTGGGGCGACCCGGGTCGCTGAACATCGCCGAGACACTCACGAAACCGGCCAGGCCGATGGCCGACAGGCCGGTCAGCAGGACCATCGTCACCGCGGGGTTCAGCCGCCGCCGCGTTCTGCGCGCGTACTCCGGAAGCTCGTAGCGCCGCGCGTCGCGCACCCGGCCGTCGCTCAGGCGCGTTCTGGCCCGGGTCTGGGCCATGGCCGATTCACCCCCCGTCGGCGGTTGGATGGCTGCCGGCGGAGCGCGCACGCGCCACCCGCCGGTCAGTGTGAGCCGGGCGGCCCCTGCCACGCCCGACCTGAACGATTATGACGGGTATGGCGGGCTTGTGCCCTCTCTTGCCCTCCCTGTCCCCAATCCGTGACCGGCCGGTATCACGTCGACCGGGGTGAACGGATAGGCTCTCACGCCATGTGGTGGGTTCGGATCATGCGCCCGGTGCCGGCGGCCGCGGCAGTCGTGGCGGCAACACTTCTCACCGCCCTCCCCACCGCACCCGCCACCGCGTCCGAATCGCCCTCCGCCGCCCAGGCCTCGACAGCCCCGCCGAACCACGCCGTCGTCCCCTCCGAGCGCGGCGACCGCATCGTCAACGACATCTCCCTGCGCCTCGACGACGACGGTGTGCTGCACGCCAAGGAGACCATCTCCTTCGGCACCGCCGCACCCGAGGAGTTCACCCGCACCTTCGTCACGCGCGAACCCTACGACGCCGACAACGACCGGCTCTACGAGATCGACGACGTCGCCGCCGAGGCCGCCGACGGGTCCGCGGTCGCCACCACCACCGACGAGCACCGCACGACCACCGACATCCGGCTCGACTCCGCCGAGGCCGAGACCGTCGTCCTGCGCTACCAGGTGCGCGGCGTCGTGGACGAGGTCGGCGACGGCGTGGAACTGGGGTGGACGGCCGTCGGCGGCTACAGCGCCCCCGTCGCCGAGACCAACGTGGTCGTCGACGCCCCGCTGCCGCCCGTGGCACTGTCCTGCGCGGCCGGGGAGCCGCGCAGCTCCATCTACTGCACCTCCTCCGACATGGGCGGCCACCAGGCGCTGGTGGCCCGCTTCCTGCAGGCCGACCTCGCCCCCGGCCAGCGGCTGGACATCGTCGTCGGCTACCCCGCGGGGACCGCCCCCGGCACCCCCATCCTGGAGCGGAGCTGGTCGCTGAGCTCCGCCTTCGCCATCACCCCCATGACCAGCAGCATCTTCGGCGTGCTCCTGGTGGTCCTCGTCGGCGGCTTGTTCGCGCTGATCCGGATCCGCGGCCGCGACGAGCGCGCCCTGCGCACCCACGCCGCCGCGGGCGACCACGCCCCGCTGGAGCCCGGCGCAGGGGACCCCGGCGGAATCCGCTTCCACCCGCCCGACGACGTCCACCCCGGTCAGATCGGCACCCTCGTCGACGACCAGGTCAACGTGGTCGACCTCACCGCCACCGTCGTCGACCTCGCTGTGCGCGGCCACCTGACCATCCGGGAGCTGCCGCACGCCCAGTTCTCGCCCGTGGACTGGCGCCTGGAACAGAACCCCTCCCCGGCCGACGACGCGCTGCTGCCCTACGAGCGCAAGCTGCTCGACGCCCTGTTCGACCAGTGGCACCAGATCAAACTCTCCGAGCTGGGGCACAGCGGCTTCGCCGGCCGGCTGGCCGACGTCCGCGAGGAGCTCTACCGGGACATGGTGCGGCTCAAGTGGTTCGCCAACCGGCCCAATGTGGAGCGCAACCGCTGGGCCACGGGCGGCATCGCGCTCACGGTCGTCGGCGTCGCCCTCACCGTGCTGCTGGCCGTCTTCACCAGCGCCGCGTTCACCGGGCTGGCCGTCATCATCGCGGGCGCCGCCGTCACTGTCGGCGCGCAGTACATGCCCGCCAAGACGGCGCTGGGCAGCACGGTCTACGCCCACACCCTGGGCTTCCGCGCCTACCTGCTCGGCGCCGACACCGCCGACGTGCCCGAGGGCCAGCGGGTCCGGCTGTTCTCCCGCTACCTGCCCTACGCGATGATCTTCGACAACGTCGAGCGGTGGGCGGGCATCCTGGCATCCGCGGGCTCCGACGAGATGCAGGGCGACGCGCTGCCCTGGTACGTGGGGCCCGACGACTGGACCCTGGCGGACTTCGCCGACTCCATCAAGACGTTCACCCTGACCCTGGCGGGGGTCATCTCCAACGCCCGCCAGTTCCGCACACTCGTGTAGAGAGCCACAGAAAGGCGGGGAGCAGCAGTGCGAGCGGTCGTGCAACGCGTCGCCAACGCCGCGGTGACGGTCGAGGGCGCCGTCGTCGGCGAGATCACCCGGCCCGGCCTGCTGGCGCTGGTCGGCGTCACCCACAGCGATACCGAGGCCGAGGCCCGCAAGCTCGCCGCGAAACTGTGGAAGCTGCGGATCCTCGACGACGAGAAGTCCTGCTCCGACATCGGCGCCCCGCTGCTGGTGGTCAGCCAGTTCACGCTGTACGGCGACGCGCGCAAGGGACGCCGCCCCACCTGGCAGGCGGCGGCGCCCGGATCGGTGGCCGAACCCCTGGTCGACGCGGTCGTCAAGGAGCTCCGCGATCTGGGAGCCGAGGTCGCGACCGGGGTGTTCGGCGCCATGATGTCGGTGTCCCTCACCAACGAGGGCCCGTTCACCGTCATCGTCGAGGTCTGATACCCCATCCTCCGTTGATCTCGGAGATATTGGGGTAAAAAGCGGCGCTGAGACCCCAATATTCCCGAGATCAACGGAGGGGGTGGGCTACCCCTCCGCGGCGGCGGGCTCGAACTTGTAGCCCAGGCCGCGGACGGTGACGATGAACTTCGGATTGCCGGGGTCGTGCTCGATCTTCGCGCGCAGTCGCTTGACGTGCACGTCGAGGGTCTTGGTGTCGCCCACGTAGTCGGCGCCCCACACCCGGTCGATCAGCTGCATCCGGGTCAGCACCCGCCCCGCGTTGCGGAGCAGCACCTCCAGCAGCTCGAACTCCTTCAGTGGGAGCTGGACACTGTCGCCGCGCACCGTCACCACGTGCCGCTCCACGTCCATGCGGACCGGACCGACCTCCAGGGCGGTGGGCAGGGCCACCTCGTCCTCACCCCGGCGGCGGAGTACCGCCCGGATGCGGGCGACGAGCTCACGCGAGGAGAACGGCTTGGTCACGTAGTCGTCGGCGCCCAGCTCCAGGCCGACGACCTTGTCGATCTCACTGTCCTTGGCCGTGAGCATGATGACTGGCACGTTGGACTTCTGCCGCAGCGTTCGGCACACCTCGGTGCCCGGCAGGCCGGGCAGCATCAGGTCGAGAAGTACCAGGTCGGCCCCGGTCCGGTCGAACGTGTCCAACGCGACCGTCCCCGTCGATGCCACCGCGACCTCGAAGCCCTCTTTGCGCAGCATGTACGACAGGGCATCGCTGTAGGATTCCTCGTCCTCAACGACAAGTACACGCGTCACTGTGCTGCCTCCCGATAGGTGTGTTCCCCCGAGCCCGTCCGCTCGCGGGTCTGCGGCCGGGGAAGACGCAGTGTAAACGTCGACCCCGAGCCCTCCTTGCTCCACACGGTCACTTCACCGCGGTGGTGGGTCATGATGTGTTTGACGATGGCCAGCCCGAGGCCGGTCCCTCCGGTGGCGCGGCTACGGGCCGCGTCGACGCGGTAGAACCGCTCGAAGATGCGCTCCAGGTCCTGGGGCGGGATGCCGATTCCCTGGTCGGCGACGCTGATCTCCACCGCTTTCTCGGTGACATCAGCGGAGACCGATACGCGTGTGCGCTCTGGACTATAGGCGACGGCGTTGGCCACGAGGTTGCGCATGGCCGTGACGAGCAGGCCCTCGTCGCCCATGACGGTGATGTCGTCGGTGCCGCTGGAGACCAGCTCGATCTCCTTGGCGTCGGCGGCCATGCGCACCGCGTCGAGCGCCTCCTCGACCACGGTGGCCACCTCCACTTTGCCGGGCTCCGTCATCGGTTCGGCGCCCTGGATCCGGGAGAGGGTGATCAGGTCCTGGATGACACTGGTCAGCCGGGCGGCCTCCTGCTGCATGCGGCCGGTGAAGCGGCGCACGGCCTCGGGGTCGTCGCTGGCGTCGGCGACGGTCTCGGCGAGCAGCGACAGCGCGCCGACCGGTGTTTTCAGCTCGTGGCTGATATTTGCGACGAAGTCGCGGCGGACCGCCTCGACGCGGCGGCGCTCGGTCTGGTCCTCGGCGAGTACCAGGACCAGTCCGGTGCCTCCGAGCGGGGCGACGCGGACGGCGAAGGAGGTAGCGTCGGGACCGAACTTGCGAACGGCCACCTCGATCTCGGTCTCGCGGATGACGCCGTCGCGGCGCACGCGCCGGGCCAGCGCCAACAGGTCGCTGATGACGAGTTCCTCGCCACGCACGATGCCGAAGGCGCGCGCGGCCGAGCTCGCCCGCAGCACGCGGTCGGCGGGGTCGAGGACCACGGCGGACGAGGGCAGCGCGGCGAGCACCTCGGCGATGCCCGGTGGCAGCTCCGAGGTGAGCGGCGGCTCAGGGGCGCGGCTGCGGCCCGACTCGCTGATACGGAAGGCGAGCCCGGCGGCGAGGCCGATCACCAGCCCAACGATGCCGGCGACCGCGGCCAGCAGTTCTCCTTGCACATTTTCGATCGTAAGCGGGCGGATCCGGGCTTTACCCGAATGACCATGTGTTACAACCTAGATTCTGCGATTATTCACCGATCCTTCCGCAGTGATTCAGCTACTACCTGGGACGATGTGAACCATGCGCGACACCTACCATGAGGAGCTCGACGCTCTTGGCGAGCGGCTCGTCGAGATGACACGGCTGGCCCGGAACGCCATCGCGCGCGCGACGACGGCTCTGCTCGACGCCGACCTCACCGCCGCCCAGGAAGTCATCTCCGGAGACGATGAGCTCAACCGCCTCGACGACGAGATCGAGAAGAGCGCGTTCGATCTGATGGCCCGGCAGCAGCCCGTGGCCCAGGACCTCCGGATGATCATCACCTCGCTGCACATGGCGGGGGACCTGGAGCGGATGGGCGACCACGCGGTGCACATCGCGAAGATCGCGCGGCGCCGCCACCCCGACTCCGCCATCCCGGCCGAGCTGCGCTCGATCGTGCTGGAGATGGGGCACCAGGCCGAGCTGCTCGTCATCAAGGCTGGCGAGGTCGTGGGCAACCGCGACGTCGACACGGCGCTGGAGCTCGACGCCGACGACGACCGGATGGACCGGCTGCGCCGCAAGCTGCTGGAGCGGATCCTGCGTCCGGGCTGGCAGCACGGGGTCGAGGCGACGATGGACGTCACCCTGGCCGGTCGCTTCTACGAGCGCTTCGGCGACCACGCCGTGCACGTGGCGGACAACCT contains:
- a CDS encoding DUF2516 family protein: MLGSSIVFVWQIIYIAIFVTTLYAFIEALRVPAQAYPAMDKQTKGLWVGILGVGLFVSLSAALTSYGFFTFLALVASLIFLLDVRPAVRGIGRNDGPYGPW
- a CDS encoding neutral zinc metallopeptidase, whose translation is MEPGLGEPPAHGRGALGRLGGWLLPQQRRLALYAALTVFVLALTALAWNATTGGADPQPPASAGAGTAQPPTSDPGDLRGTPGSDTGGGEEADARRPSGESALVANPLYDTGRLSPLPCPAPDLDIHDPDSVETFLNAMADCLDDTWQRQFDRAGIPFHPPRRVFWREPGRSPCRDYPSAAGAFYCRADTGIYIGVEDVVRKWNEADDSVVYASLIAHEYGHHVQGESGLLEYYHERRGQEADREDQNSWTRKSELQANCFAGAFLGSVQVSYPLTDADRSAVLTDAEATADRENGPEEERTHGTAENSRYWLDQGLTGQSPGTCNTWATENTALLE
- a CDS encoding neutral zinc metallopeptidase; amino-acid sequence: MAQTRARTRLSDGRVRDARRYELPEYARRTRRRLNPAVTMVLLTGLSAIGLAGFVSVSAMFSDPGRPTAGGGAAAGSGVASRGPDVLTDNPLYEGERLTEVTCPAPELDPDDPESMAAFLHEITDCLDKAWSEEFAETDMAFERPTRVYWYASGQSPCGNFPAEGTAAFYCQANKGLYLGVEDIVRNSGDNRHPEAYTFLLSHEYAHHVQGEAGILTYFHSARGGKDSAQDRHLMTRRSELQANCLGGTFLGAIGDTFPITDRAHANILKDAERRGDYSTDDRTHGSPENGGMWTAHGMDRGDPAACNTWIAREDLVE
- a CDS encoding DUF2207 domain-containing protein; translated protein: MRPVPAAAAVVAATLLTALPTAPATASESPSAAQASTAPPNHAVVPSERGDRIVNDISLRLDDDGVLHAKETISFGTAAPEEFTRTFVTREPYDADNDRLYEIDDVAAEAADGSAVATTTDEHRTTTDIRLDSAEAETVVLRYQVRGVVDEVGDGVELGWTAVGGYSAPVAETNVVVDAPLPPVALSCAAGEPRSSIYCTSSDMGGHQALVARFLQADLAPGQRLDIVVGYPAGTAPGTPILERSWSLSSAFAITPMTSSIFGVLLVVLVGGLFALIRIRGRDERALRTHAAAGDHAPLEPGAGDPGGIRFHPPDDVHPGQIGTLVDDQVNVVDLTATVVDLAVRGHLTIRELPHAQFSPVDWRLEQNPSPADDALLPYERKLLDALFDQWHQIKLSELGHSGFAGRLADVREELYRDMVRLKWFANRPNVERNRWATGGIALTVVGVALTVLLAVFTSAAFTGLAVIIAGAAVTVGAQYMPAKTALGSTVYAHTLGFRAYLLGADTADVPEGQRVRLFSRYLPYAMIFDNVERWAGILASAGSDEMQGDALPWYVGPDDWTLADFADSIKTFTLTLAGVISNARQFRTLV
- the dtd gene encoding D-aminoacyl-tRNA deacylase produces the protein MRAVVQRVANAAVTVEGAVVGEITRPGLLALVGVTHSDTEAEARKLAAKLWKLRILDDEKSCSDIGAPLLVVSQFTLYGDARKGRRPTWQAAAPGSVAEPLVDAVVKELRDLGAEVATGVFGAMMSVSLTNEGPFTVIVEV
- a CDS encoding response regulator transcription factor, yielding MTRVLVVEDEESYSDALSYMLRKEGFEVAVASTGTVALDTFDRTGADLVLLDLMLPGLPGTEVCRTLRQKSNVPVIMLTAKDSEIDKVVGLELGADDYVTKPFSSRELVARIRAVLRRRGEDEVALPTALEVGPVRMDVERHVVTVRGDSVQLPLKEFELLEVLLRNAGRVLTRMQLIDRVWGADYVGDTKTLDVHVKRLRAKIEHDPGNPKFIVTVRGLGYKFEPAAAEG
- a CDS encoding sensor histidine kinase, yielding MQGELLAAVAGIVGLVIGLAAGLAFRISESGRSRAPEPPLTSELPPGIAEVLAALPSSAVVLDPADRVLRASSAARAFGIVRGEELVISDLLALARRVRRDGVIRETEIEVAVRKFGPDATSFAVRVAPLGGTGLVLVLAEDQTERRRVEAVRRDFVANISHELKTPVGALSLLAETVADASDDPEAVRRFTGRMQQEAARLTSVIQDLITLSRIQGAEPMTEPGKVEVATVVEEALDAVRMAADAKEIELVSSGTDDITVMGDEGLLVTAMRNLVANAVAYSPERTRVSVSADVTEKAVEISVADQGIGIPPQDLERIFERFYRVDAARSRATGGTGLGLAIVKHIMTHHRGEVTVWSKEGSGSTFTLRLPRPQTRERTGSGEHTYREAAQ
- the phoU gene encoding phosphate signaling complex protein PhoU; amino-acid sequence: MRDTYHEELDALGERLVEMTRLARNAIARATTALLDADLTAAQEVISGDDELNRLDDEIEKSAFDLMARQQPVAQDLRMIITSLHMAGDLERMGDHAVHIAKIARRRHPDSAIPAELRSIVLEMGHQAELLVIKAGEVVGNRDVDTALELDADDDRMDRLRRKLLERILRPGWQHGVEATMDVTLAGRFYERFGDHAVHVADNLVYMVTGEKPKDYDPEV